From a single Bacillus pseudomycoides DSM 12442 genomic region:
- a CDS encoding protein adenylyltransferase SelO, which translates to MKKKKETKETGWNLDNSYARLPESFFSTLSPTPVGLPKLIILNHPVATSLGLNIEELQSEDGVAVLAGNRIPEGSIPLAQAYAGHQFGHFNMLGDGRALLIGEQITPSGERFDIQLKGSGRTPYSRRGDGRAALGPMLREYIISEAMHALGIPTTRSLAIVSTGESIIRETALPGAILTRVASSHIRVGTFQYAAASGSVEELKILADYTIKRHFPAIQSQENPYLALLQEVMKQQASLIAKWQLVGFIHGVMNTDNMTISGETIDYGPCAFMDEYDPAMVFSSIDTQGRYAYGNQPYIGVWNLARFAESLLPLLHTDLEQAAQIAQDAISDFGTLYEKHWLAGMRTKLGIFNEEAEDKALIDELLKIMEKYRADYTNTFLALTFGTHKDTDLFKSQEFTKWNEKWQARLSRQEESKSSSDQLMRDTNPAIIPRNHRVEEALDAAVKQGDHSVMEQLLVVLSNPYAHSPEQSEYCTPPAPSSRPYRTFCGT; encoded by the coding sequence ATGAAAAAGAAAAAAGAAACAAAAGAAACCGGATGGAACTTAGACAATAGTTATGCCCGTCTACCGGAATCATTTTTTTCCACCCTTAGCCCAACCCCTGTAGGCTTACCAAAGTTAATCATTCTCAATCATCCTGTGGCAACATCCCTAGGGCTAAACATTGAGGAACTACAAAGCGAAGATGGAGTAGCGGTTCTTGCTGGAAACCGAATTCCCGAAGGTTCTATCCCTCTTGCTCAAGCTTATGCAGGGCATCAATTCGGGCATTTCAACATGCTAGGAGACGGCCGTGCGCTGCTAATCGGTGAGCAGATTACTCCTTCAGGTGAACGATTTGATATTCAATTAAAAGGCTCTGGTAGAACACCATACTCCCGCCGAGGGGATGGCCGCGCCGCACTTGGACCAATGCTACGCGAGTATATTATCAGTGAAGCAATGCACGCGCTTGGTATTCCTACTACCCGTAGTCTAGCTATAGTATCAACAGGTGAGTCAATCATACGCGAAACTGCTTTACCAGGTGCAATTTTGACACGTGTAGCTAGCAGTCATATACGAGTTGGCACATTTCAATACGCAGCAGCAAGCGGTTCAGTTGAGGAGCTAAAAATTTTGGCTGACTATACGATTAAGCGTCATTTTCCAGCTATTCAATCACAGGAAAATCCATACCTAGCGTTACTACAAGAAGTGATGAAGCAACAGGCCAGCTTAATTGCAAAGTGGCAACTCGTTGGCTTTATTCACGGGGTAATGAATACCGATAACATGACCATTAGCGGAGAAACCATCGATTATGGTCCTTGCGCCTTCATGGATGAATATGACCCAGCAATGGTATTTAGTTCCATTGACACGCAAGGCCGATACGCCTATGGTAACCAGCCGTATATTGGTGTGTGGAATCTCGCGCGATTTGCAGAATCTCTATTGCCGCTTCTACATACAGACCTAGAACAAGCTGCCCAAATAGCCCAAGATGCGATTTCAGATTTCGGCACACTGTATGAAAAGCATTGGCTCGCTGGGATGCGGACCAAACTAGGTATATTTAACGAAGAAGCAGAAGATAAAGCCCTCATTGATGAGCTCCTTAAAATTATGGAGAAATATCGCGCAGACTATACTAATACCTTCCTTGCTTTAACTTTTGGTACACATAAAGATACCGATTTGTTTAAAAGTCAAGAATTTACGAAGTGGAATGAAAAATGGCAGGCAAGATTAAGCAGACAGGAGGAGTCGAAATCTTCTTCAGATCAGCTGATGCGAGACACCAATCCTGCGATAATCCCACGAAATCACCGCGTGGAAGAAGCATTAGATGCCGCAGTCAAACAAGGGGACCACAGCGTAATGGAACAACTGCTTGTTGTTCTTTCAAATCCTTATGCTCACTCTCCTGAACAGTCTGAGTACTGTACACCACCGGCGCCATCATCCCGCCCTTATCGAACTTTTTGTGGTACATGA
- a CDS encoding P1 family peptidase, with protein sequence MEKCKEIHTLRRGDIVVAFSTAHRIPHTIATETLQYSFLREDGKEVSYLFTMTVEVIEEAI encoded by the coding sequence ATGGAAAAATGTAAGGAAATTCACACTTTAAGGAGAGGGGATATTGTGGTTGCTTTTTCAACAGCGCATCGTATTCCTCATACCATTGCTACAGAAACTTTACAATATTCTTTTTTACGTGAAGATGGTAAGGAAGTTTCATATCTGTTTACGATGACTGTAGAAGTGATAGAAGAGGCTATTTAG
- a CDS encoding ABC transporter ATP-binding protein yields the protein MITLNNIHKTYYQGKLAVPILHGISLTIQNGEFVSIMGPSGSGKSTLMNIIGCLDRPTEGEYVLNGVNILTADEAKLALIRNEYIGFVFQHFNLLPRLSAVENVELPLIYGGVKKAERRQRALEALGKVGLSDRVYHLPSELSGGQKQRVAIARSIANDPTFIMADEPTGALDTKSGEQVMDIFTKLNAEGTTIVMVTHEEEVAAYSSRRIVLRDGEITEDRRCVI from the coding sequence ATGATTACGTTAAACAATATTCATAAAACATATTACCAAGGGAAGCTAGCGGTACCGATTTTACATGGTATTAGTTTAACAATTCAAAACGGTGAGTTTGTTTCCATTATGGGACCATCTGGCTCAGGGAAATCAACCCTCATGAATATTATCGGTTGTTTAGATCGTCCGACAGAAGGGGAATATGTGTTGAACGGCGTGAATATTTTAACGGCAGATGAAGCAAAACTTGCCCTTATTCGTAATGAATATATCGGTTTTGTATTCCAGCATTTTAACTTATTGCCACGTCTTTCAGCGGTAGAAAATGTAGAACTTCCGCTTATATATGGCGGCGTGAAGAAAGCGGAGCGCCGTCAGAGAGCTCTTGAAGCACTTGGGAAAGTCGGATTGTCTGACCGCGTGTATCACTTGCCAAGCGAACTTTCAGGTGGGCAAAAGCAGCGTGTAGCCATCGCACGTTCCATTGCAAATGACCCAACGTTCATTATGGCCGATGAACCAACAGGTGCTCTTGATACAAAGTCTGGGGAGCAAGTTATGGACATCTTCACAAAGTTAAATGCAGAAGGTACGACGATTGTCATGGTTACGCATGAAGAGGAAGTCGCTGCTTACTCTTCGCGCCGAATTGTGCTAAGGGACGGGGAAATTACAGAAGATAGAAGGTGTGTGATATGA
- a CDS encoding class I SAM-dependent methyltransferase, which translates to MKRNVYIDFLAYYGIGSAHPGGFTLTKQLLAQLPLYREANVLEIGCGTGRTAAYMKKQYGYNVTAVENNEIMIRKAKNRWTQEQLSIELIKGTAEQLPFLNEKFDLVLGESVLAFTNKEQVIPECYRVLQKNGKLVVIEMIIEKHLTKEEEEKILQFYGIKELHTEKEWIDLFQTTNFKRITIVGGGTIAETIAGQMEQPEWNLSNFIPAELYDAWVQHEQVLQMYQHILGHRVFICEK; encoded by the coding sequence ATGAAACGGAATGTATACATTGACTTTTTAGCTTATTACGGAATTGGAAGCGCACATCCTGGTGGTTTTACATTAACGAAACAGTTATTGGCACAGTTGCCATTATACCGTGAAGCAAATGTGCTTGAAATAGGATGCGGAACAGGGCGTACAGCAGCTTATATGAAAAAACAATATGGTTATAACGTCACAGCAGTTGAAAATAATGAAATTATGATTCGAAAAGCAAAAAATAGATGGACACAAGAACAATTATCGATTGAACTGATTAAAGGAACTGCTGAACAGTTGCCGTTTTTAAATGAGAAGTTTGATCTTGTATTAGGTGAATCTGTACTTGCTTTTACAAACAAAGAACAGGTGATTCCTGAATGTTATCGTGTCTTGCAAAAGAACGGGAAACTTGTTGTCATTGAAATGATAATTGAGAAGCACTTAACAAAAGAAGAAGAGGAGAAAATACTGCAATTTTACGGAATAAAGGAGTTACACACAGAAAAGGAATGGATTGATTTATTTCAAACGACAAACTTCAAAAGGATAACGATTGTAGGTGGAGGAACGATTGCCGAAACGATTGCAGGACAAATGGAACAGCCAGAATGGAACCTGTCAAATTTTATTCCGGCTGAATTGTACGATGCATGGGTGCAGCACGAGCAAGTATTGCAAATGTATCAACATATTTTAGGGCATCGTGTATTTATTTGTGAAAAATAA
- a CDS encoding MerR family transcriptional regulator produces MKIGTFAKLFHVTTDTVRYYIELGLLIPDKKNTQYQMNQLCLDDMAFITELKKLHFSLLEIQQILSYQRVTNFSDHEDIDYYNNLLIDKKNQLTKKKEDISKAIQLIEKAVQTSSPSSKEENLTGIPLSFVNLFYCPKCHIPLEMKDVTIKKVYIQTGSLTCTCGYEAAIEEGIIITANLYETSPYPSYFYDKETIKEINPKMINLFEKSNFWFQKVLQNVDLKNKLIVETNVDAFVSLPKYIDVLETSASYVFSGYSLAMLKKVRKRIERMNPKPNVLYILNSDLNLPLKPLSIDIFVDSFTATDFSLLNPQFPIHVLKNYFHSSSTIVGGYSYYDSSAKSLKNISALYPNSHEHILYPKYLEENLSVNGFQITQSENIGYCTDPGPYFDYHVIDEKFHMLMYLASTKK; encoded by the coding sequence ATGAAAATTGGTACATTTGCAAAGCTTTTTCATGTTACAACTGATACCGTTCGTTATTACATTGAACTAGGATTATTAATACCAGACAAAAAAAACACCCAGTATCAAATGAACCAATTGTGTCTCGACGACATGGCTTTTATTACTGAGCTGAAAAAACTTCATTTTTCACTGCTAGAAATTCAACAAATTTTATCGTATCAGCGTGTCACAAACTTCTCGGACCATGAGGATATCGACTACTACAACAACTTGCTCATTGATAAAAAGAACCAGCTGACCAAGAAAAAAGAAGACATATCAAAAGCTATCCAATTGATTGAAAAAGCGGTTCAAACCAGCTCGCCTTCATCCAAAGAAGAGAACCTTACAGGGATCCCACTTTCCTTTGTAAATCTGTTCTATTGTCCGAAGTGCCACATTCCACTTGAAATGAAAGATGTAACGATTAAAAAAGTCTACATTCAAACGGGGAGTTTAACTTGTACTTGTGGATACGAGGCAGCTATCGAGGAAGGTATTATCATTACCGCGAACTTGTACGAGACGTCTCCTTATCCATCTTATTTTTACGATAAAGAAACGATTAAAGAGATCAATCCCAAAATGATTAACTTATTTGAAAAAAGTAATTTTTGGTTTCAAAAAGTTCTACAAAATGTAGATTTGAAAAACAAATTAATCGTGGAAACAAACGTTGACGCTTTTGTGTCACTACCCAAATATATCGATGTTCTTGAAACGAGCGCATCCTATGTATTCAGTGGCTATTCGCTTGCAATGCTCAAGAAGGTTAGAAAGAGAATTGAGCGTATGAATCCGAAGCCAAACGTCCTTTATATTTTGAATTCTGATTTAAATCTGCCATTGAAACCGCTTAGCATCGATATTTTTGTGGATAGTTTTACAGCAACTGATTTTTCACTACTCAATCCGCAGTTTCCAATTCATGTTCTAAAAAACTATTTCCATAGCAGTTCAACAATTGTCGGCGGATACTCCTATTATGATAGCTCGGCCAAATCCTTGAAAAATATTTCAGCCTTATATCCAAATTCCCACGAGCATATTTTATATCCAAAATACTTAGAAGAAAATTTATCAGTCAACGGATTTCAAATCACGCAAAGTGAAAATATCGGTTACTGTACAGATCCAGGACCTTATTTTGATTATCATGTAATAGACGAAAAATTCCACATGCTAATGTATTTGGCTAGTACGAAAAAATAG
- the pepF gene encoding oligoendopeptidase F: MTEFKNRMDVSDQEKWDLTDIYKTIENWENDYQKIETLTEDLKKFNGTIHDGQSLLAYLTKSEEISSLFNLVYAYARLQSDLDTRDTEAQSLVDKASQLHVKISAARSFFSPFLLSIDEKILHSYIEENEGLQYFKEDLFELYRYKKHVLNEDKEEILSQMGEALSSPQHTYGMLNNADITFGEVTTKDGNKVNLTRGMYSKLIKDESRDKRKEAYKAYYQPYVQLKNSIASTLTAAIKNNVTISKIRNYPSALERSLFGDMVPKEVYDTLIDTTKKNIASLHTYNHLRKEKLQLDELRQYDLHVDLVKGVKQEIPYDEAFEIMLTSLSPLGEEYLQTLRGFKDKRYIDVRELPGKRSGAYNFGVYGAHPFILLNHNDDLNSLFTLTHECGHGMHTYYSHKFQPRISAHYSIFVAEVASTVNEILLIHHLLKEAKDIDVRNHLINHFIDQFKGTFFTQVMFAEFEKITHEMAHQGKPLNAQAFNDVYEKLFREYNGDTLIFDEEVKYGWARIPHFYRPFYVYKYATGFASAIQIADQLLSGDPTAQQNYIEFLKGGSSDYPLNLLKKTGVDLTTPKPIESALGRFSKLIEEFSSL, translated from the coding sequence ATGACAGAATTTAAAAATAGAATGGATGTATCCGATCAAGAAAAGTGGGATTTAACGGATATTTATAAAACGATTGAAAACTGGGAAAACGACTATCAAAAAATCGAAACCTTAACAGAGGATTTAAAAAAATTTAATGGAACTATCCATGATGGTCAGAGCCTACTTGCCTATCTTACGAAAAGTGAAGAAATATCAAGTTTGTTTAATTTAGTCTATGCTTATGCAAGACTTCAATCCGACCTTGATACACGTGATACAGAAGCGCAGTCCCTTGTAGATAAAGCATCACAATTACATGTTAAAATAAGTGCTGCTCGTTCCTTCTTTTCTCCATTTTTACTTAGTATCGATGAGAAAATATTACATTCTTATATAGAGGAAAACGAAGGCTTACAATATTTTAAAGAAGACTTATTTGAATTATATCGATATAAGAAACATGTTTTAAACGAAGATAAAGAAGAAATCTTGTCTCAAATGGGTGAAGCTCTCTCTTCTCCTCAGCATACATACGGAATGCTTAATAACGCAGATATTACATTTGGAGAAGTTACAACCAAGGATGGTAATAAAGTAAATTTAACACGCGGGATGTATTCAAAATTAATTAAGGATGAAAGTCGAGATAAGAGAAAAGAAGCTTACAAAGCATACTATCAACCTTATGTGCAATTAAAAAACTCTATTGCTTCTACCTTAACAGCAGCTATAAAAAACAATGTTACCATTTCAAAAATTAGAAACTATCCATCTGCTTTAGAAAGGTCTTTATTTGGTGATATGGTTCCAAAAGAAGTGTATGATACTTTAATTGATACAACTAAAAAGAACATTGCATCTCTACATACATATAATCATTTACGAAAAGAAAAATTGCAGCTAGATGAATTAAGACAGTACGACTTACATGTTGATTTAGTAAAAGGTGTAAAGCAAGAGATTCCCTATGATGAAGCATTCGAAATCATGCTTACATCCCTTTCTCCACTCGGTGAAGAATATCTTCAAACACTTCGAGGTTTTAAAGATAAACGTTATATAGATGTAAGAGAATTACCTGGAAAACGTTCGGGTGCCTATAATTTTGGCGTATATGGCGCTCACCCTTTCATCCTGTTAAATCATAATGATGACTTAAATAGTCTCTTTACACTTACTCATGAATGTGGGCATGGTATGCATACATATTATTCACATAAGTTTCAGCCGAGAATCTCTGCTCATTATTCAATCTTTGTGGCCGAAGTCGCTTCTACAGTGAATGAAATACTCTTAATTCACCATCTATTAAAAGAAGCAAAAGATATAGACGTACGCAACCATTTAATCAATCACTTTATTGATCAATTTAAAGGAACTTTCTTTACACAAGTTATGTTTGCTGAATTTGAAAAGATTACGCACGAAATGGCGCATCAAGGTAAACCATTAAACGCCCAAGCATTTAATGATGTATATGAAAAATTATTTAGAGAATACAATGGGGATACACTCATATTCGATGAAGAAGTAAAATATGGATGGGCTAGAATCCCTCATTTTTACCGACCATTTTACGTTTATAAATACGCTACCGGATTTGCTTCCGCAATTCAAATTGCAGATCAGCTTTTAAGTGGCGATCCTACCGCTCAGCAAAATTATATCGAATTCTTAAAAGGTGGAAGTTCAGATTATCCGCTCAATCTTTTAAAGAAAACTGGTGTAGATTTAACAACGCCAAAACCAATTGAAAGTGCACTAGGACGCTTTAGTAAACTAATTGAAGAATTTTCGTCACTTTAA
- a CDS encoding ABC transporter permease, with translation MSLLDSIKIALSSILAHKLRSALTMLGIIIGVGSIITVVAIGQGGEAALKSQFVGSGNSVISIHYTPDMNDSFGMESMGKPKLTEEDIFEIKKLPEISHVIKTNSNMETLDVNDKKDMVNIKGLDSEYFAANKVKVLKGRSLNDTDIDYGNNVVMISSDVEEKIFEKENPVGKIIEMKGQPLQIIGVYKAEGGFMGMGGSEVLIPLTLWPSLYGTDEIQEISVQAKNVDNLDDAGKKAADALNSRKPSEFTGKYEVMNLKEIQDGISKMTNIMTMIIGGIAGISLVVGGIGVMNIMLVSVTERTREIGVRKALGATRSKILLQFLIEAVMLTLLGGLIGIGLGYGGAYIVSTFAKWPPLVSWQVVVGGVLFSMTLGIIFGLIPANKAAKLDPIEALRYE, from the coding sequence ATGAGTTTACTAGATAGTATAAAGATTGCCCTATCTTCTATTCTAGCTCATAAACTGCGCTCAGCACTTACAATGCTTGGGATTATTATCGGTGTCGGCTCTATTATTACTGTTGTTGCGATTGGGCAGGGCGGGGAAGCAGCGTTAAAATCACAATTTGTTGGTTCTGGGAATAGTGTGATTTCTATTCACTATACTCCTGACATGAATGATTCATTTGGTATGGAATCCATGGGAAAACCGAAATTGACAGAAGAAGATATTTTTGAAATTAAAAAGCTTCCAGAGATTTCACACGTAATTAAGACGAATTCAAACATGGAAACACTTGATGTCAATGATAAAAAAGATATGGTGAATATTAAAGGGCTAGACAGCGAATATTTCGCTGCGAATAAAGTTAAGGTGTTAAAAGGCCGTTCTTTAAATGATACAGATATCGATTATGGAAATAACGTTGTCATGATTAGTTCCGATGTAGAAGAAAAGATATTTGAAAAAGAAAATCCAGTTGGAAAGATTATTGAAATGAAAGGCCAACCGCTGCAAATTATTGGTGTATATAAAGCCGAGGGCGGATTCATGGGAATGGGAGGTTCAGAAGTTCTAATTCCATTAACGTTATGGCCGTCGTTGTATGGAACAGATGAAATTCAAGAGATTTCTGTCCAAGCGAAAAATGTCGATAATTTAGATGACGCTGGAAAGAAAGCAGCTGATGCATTAAATAGTCGTAAGCCAAGTGAGTTTACAGGTAAATATGAGGTAATGAATTTAAAAGAAATTCAAGATGGTATTTCTAAAATGACAAATATCATGACGATGATTATTGGAGGTATTGCTGGTATTTCATTAGTCGTTGGTGGTATAGGGGTTATGAACATTATGCTCGTATCTGTAACAGAGCGTACACGTGAGATTGGGGTACGTAAAGCACTTGGAGCAACGCGTAGTAAAATTTTACTGCAATTCTTAATTGAGGCTGTTATGTTAACGCTTCTTGGTGGATTAATTGGGATTGGTCTTGGTTACGGGGGCGCATATATTGTTTCCACATTTGCGAAATGGCCACCACTCGTTTCATGGCAAGTAGTTGTTGGCGGCGTATTATTCTCGATGACGCTTGGTATTATCTTCGGGTTAATTCCAGCGAATAAGGCGGCGAAATTAGATCCAATTGAAGCACTTCGTTACGAATAG
- a CDS encoding CamS family sex pheromone protein, translated as MKKISLFLIIISLLLSACNGTNIIKKEEKVVEKNTKGNSIIPKYSISDNYYKTIIPLKEHKIINTVNIQTNSKLDIDKLELGLMNMASKQFDTKNHLLQRSEYIAQKTIDELLTKQEIPYVSNIIEYDYYTKKNSGELSLAGVVIGLAMTSNHSNEEANVKGSEIANQLLKVLYDNKNFVKVPITFSIFKQEASDSLKAGTFISSVTVQKGENSIGQWANINEKSFAYPSDDFKQVYNKDNEELDKFSVKVKKFNKDDYIPVNATIFYKDDHMDTVDMNVLVKFNGKSELIAFTQMIVQNILDVFPKDVKVQMNIKSEQKVEAVVVREKNEDEPFVSFIE; from the coding sequence GTGAAAAAGATATCATTATTTTTGATAATTATTAGTTTGTTATTAAGTGCTTGTAATGGTACTAATATTATTAAAAAAGAAGAGAAAGTTGTAGAAAAAAATACGAAGGGAAATAGCATTATTCCGAAATATTCTATTTCTGATAATTATTATAAAACTATTATTCCTTTAAAAGAGCATAAAATAATAAATACAGTTAATATACAAACTAATTCTAAATTAGATATAGATAAATTAGAATTAGGTTTAATGAATATGGCATCTAAGCAATTTGATACAAAAAATCATTTATTACAAAGAAGTGAATATATTGCTCAAAAAACAATAGACGAATTACTCACAAAACAAGAAATACCTTATGTATCTAATATTATAGAATATGATTATTATACTAAGAAAAATTCAGGTGAATTGAGTTTAGCTGGTGTTGTTATCGGTTTAGCCATGACTTCAAATCATTCTAATGAAGAAGCAAATGTTAAGGGCAGTGAAATTGCTAATCAACTTTTAAAAGTTCTTTATGATAATAAGAACTTTGTAAAAGTTCCTATTACTTTTTCTATTTTTAAACAGGAAGCTTCTGATTCTTTAAAAGCCGGTACTTTTATTTCTAGTGTAACAGTACAAAAAGGTGAGAATAGTATAGGACAGTGGGCTAATATTAACGAAAAATCCTTTGCTTATCCTTCTGATGATTTTAAACAAGTATATAATAAAGATAATGAAGAGTTAGATAAGTTTTCTGTTAAAGTGAAAAAATTCAATAAAGATGATTATATACCGGTTAATGCTACAATTTTTTATAAAGATGATCATATGGATACTGTAGATATGAATGTTTTAGTTAAATTTAATGGTAAATCAGAACTGATTGCTTTTACACAAATGATAGTCCAAAATATATTAGATGTTTTCCCTAAAGATGTTAAGGTTCAAATGAATATAAAGTCAGAGCAAAAAGTTGAAGCAGTTGTTGTAAGAGAAAAAAATGAAGATGAACCTTTTGTTTCTTTTATTGAATAA
- a CDS encoding serine hydrolase domain-containing protein has translation MFKRCLIVCFIIAIFCLSVYMFMQTNKGKTQNLKAFSDSTSKLETDTPKVDRNQRNRYAGATQKLDQYLKEKGFNGTVLVTDQNNVILRKGYGYANMQDKVLTTPRTKYRIGSITKTVVAVSILQLQEKGELNIEDNVNKYIPSFPADKNITLRHLLTHTSGLPEQGQGKVDAASRLKLVTWIGSQNLEFPAGTGWRYTDYNYMVLAYVIEKISKQPLAEYIKEHIFTPVGMHESGMGAKFPGDIFFAEGYTKKDNEFISTPRLRMNWLYGCGEMYTTVEDMKRLDEAIMTGKLLSKHSLSDMFTVSPARKYGFSFYIYPDYYHNHGVLAGWNTFNNFNWDKRIFVILFSNVQNGMTDEFNQEFRKMAKDLLEGK, from the coding sequence ATGTTTAAGAGATGTTTAATCGTTTGCTTTATTATCGCGATTTTTTGCTTAAGTGTATATATGTTCATGCAAACAAATAAAGGTAAAACGCAGAATTTAAAGGCATTTTCAGATTCTACTAGTAAACTAGAAACAGATACACCGAAAGTAGATAGAAATCAGCGAAATCGTTATGCTGGGGCAACACAAAAATTAGACCAATATTTAAAAGAAAAGGGATTTAATGGAACGGTACTTGTGACGGATCAAAATAATGTGATTTTGCGAAAAGGGTATGGCTATGCAAATATGCAGGATAAAGTCTTAACAACGCCAAGAACAAAATATCGTATTGGTTCTATCACTAAGACAGTAGTGGCAGTGTCTATATTGCAGTTGCAGGAAAAAGGGGAATTGAATATAGAAGATAATGTAAATAAATATATTCCTTCATTCCCAGCGGATAAAAATATTACTTTAAGACATTTATTGACACATACATCTGGATTACCTGAACAAGGGCAAGGGAAAGTTGATGCGGCATCACGTTTAAAATTAGTGACATGGATTGGTTCACAAAATCTTGAATTCCCTGCTGGAACAGGTTGGAGATATACGGATTATAATTATATGGTACTTGCCTATGTTATAGAAAAAATCTCTAAACAACCATTAGCTGAATATATAAAAGAACATATTTTCACTCCAGTTGGAATGCATGAATCTGGCATGGGGGCAAAATTCCCTGGAGATATATTTTTCGCAGAAGGTTATACAAAGAAAGATAATGAATTCATATCTACTCCTAGGTTAAGAATGAACTGGCTATACGGTTGTGGTGAAATGTATACAACTGTAGAAGATATGAAGAGATTAGATGAGGCGATTATGACTGGCAAACTTCTTTCCAAACACAGTTTATCAGATATGTTTACTGTATCACCTGCAAGAAAATATGGATTTAGTTTTTACATTTATCCAGATTATTATCATAATCACGGTGTATTAGCTGGGTGGAATACATTTAATAATTTCAATTGGGATAAACGAATTTTTGTTATTCTATTCTCTAATGTTCAAAACGGTATGACCGATGAATTTAATCAGGAATTTCGGAAGATGGCAAAAGATTTATTGGAAGGAAAATAA